In Paenibacillus algicola, a genomic segment contains:
- the flgN gene encoding flagellar export chaperone FlgN gives MTVQSLIQSLENLETVHHDMMELSDLKKQAIMENNMDELVKLLNRESKGMKLIEQLERERVEAAYAFLHSVGVKSQLELTVTELARLVFDPDDKQKLLEVQARLSSVLQELKLKNELNQQLLQQSLEFIDFSLDMLTGKSSQEEAIYHHPSDRGGSTGRPGLFDTRA, from the coding sequence ATGACAGTTCAATCGTTAATTCAATCGTTAGAGAATCTGGAGACTGTCCATCACGATATGATGGAGCTGTCGGATCTCAAGAAACAAGCCATTATGGAGAACAATATGGATGAGCTGGTAAAGCTGCTGAACCGGGAATCCAAGGGAATGAAGCTCATTGAGCAGCTGGAGCGTGAGCGGGTTGAGGCTGCGTATGCTTTTCTGCATTCCGTAGGCGTGAAGTCCCAGCTGGAGCTGACCGTAACGGAGCTTGCCAGGCTGGTATTTGATCCGGATGATAAGCAGAAGCTGCTTGAGGTACAAGCGCGCTTGTCCTCGGTGCTTCAGGAGCTGAAGCTGAAGAACGAGCTGAACCAGCAGCTTCTGCAGCAATCCCTTGAGTTTATTGATTTCTCTCTGGATATGCTGACGGGAAAGTCTTCTCAGGAGGAAGCGATTTACCACCATCCGTCCGATCGGGGCGGCAGTACAGGAAGGCCTGGGCTATTCGATACCCGGGCGTAA
- the flgM gene encoding flagellar biosynthesis anti-sigma factor FlgM — MKINETGRIGGVNSYQRSMETQRQEQQPKARRKDEVSISTEAMEMLQAQGAKDPGRAEKIQALKEQVSSGTYKVDADKLAEKLLPYFKQFPEK; from the coding sequence ATGAAAATCAACGAAACCGGACGCATTGGAGGCGTGAACTCTTACCAGCGGAGCATGGAAACACAGCGGCAGGAGCAGCAGCCGAAGGCCCGCCGTAAGGATGAGGTTTCAATCTCCACTGAAGCGATGGAGATGCTGCAGGCACAGGGTGCGAAGGACCCGGGCCGTGCGGAGAAGATTCAAGCGCTGAAGGAGCAGGTATCCTCAGGGACATACAAGGTCGATGCTGACAAGCTTGCGGAGAAGCTGCTGCCCTATTTCAAGCAGTTTCCCGAGAAATAA